In Haloarcula rubripromontorii, the sequence TCGGCGGCGTCAAGCAGGTCACCGACGCGAACGCCCTGCCACTCGTGACCGGAGTACCAGCCGCTCGTGCAGTCAAGCACCGCCGATTCGGTCGCGTCCGGCGAGAGGTCGTCGGCGGCGTAGCTGGTCTCGCTGTCGACCCGGCCACCGACCGACAGCGACCAGTCGGCCGCGTCGACCGGGTCCGGATCGTCGGCGACCCAGCTCGTGACGGGGAAGCGGTTGCCGTCGCCGGTCCCGTCCTCCCGCGAACCGGTGTAGCGGCGGTCCGCGCCGGCCGTGTCAAGTGCATCGTTAACTGGCCCCTGGAGTCGCCAGATCAGCGCCCCCGCGGTTACCAACCCAGCGTACCGGAGGACGTCACGGCGGCCGCTACGAGTGGCCTCTGCTGGAGAGTAAAACCGGGTCCGGAGATGCATCAGCAACAGCGGCGGGACCAGCAGGCCGAGCGCGATGTGGAGGTGAAACAGCCCCCACGGTCCGAGGTCGAGCGTGCCGCCGAATATCCACCAGACGCCGGTACCGAGCGCCCCC encodes:
- a CDS encoding molybdopterin-dependent oxidoreductase, with the translated sequence MTLRRVTPTPRAVDWGLFAAVATLLTTGIATIYAGVPSSAWIIDLHALSGVVLVLLLPVKLHRVAHRVAPSRLTAARVLSVGLAAVTLGALGTGVWWIFGGTLDLGPWGLFHLHIALGLLVPPLLLMHLRTRFYSPAEATRSGRRDVLRYAGLVTAGALIWRLQGPVNDALDTAGADRRYTGSREDGTGDGNRFPVTSWVADDPDPVDAADWSLSVGGRVDSETSYAADDLSPDATESAVLDCTSGWYSGHEWQGVRVGDLLDAADADDAAGWVQFRSVTGYRWSLPLSEARDAVLATHVDGERLAHGHGYPLRLVAPGRRGFQWVKWVESVRVSKRRELGEWLAIFVSGF